CACTCGGGTCCTCGGCTCGTCGTGGGGTACGCCTCCATGTTCCCATGCCCGATTTCCGGGTCATCCCCGATGCCGGTGAGCGGTGCCGAGTGCTGACCTGGAGGTATGAGCACAACGATCGAGGAGATCCGCGACCGGGCCTTCGGCCACCCGCGGGGGCTGCTGGGCCGCCTGGGCGGGATCGTGATGGCGTACGGCAACGGCGCGACGGAACGCCACGTGGTGGATGTGGCCAGGCTCACGCCGGCGGAGACGGTGCTGGTGGTGGGGCCGGGGCCGGGGGTCGGGCTGCAGCTGGCCGGACAGCGTGCCCGCAGCGCGATCGGGGTGGACCCGTCGCCGGAGATGCGAGCGCTCGCCGAGGCCCGCTGCGCGGCCGAGGTGTCCGCGGGGCGCGTGCGGCTGGCGGCCGGGTCGGCGGGGCGGACCGGCCTGGCCCCGGCCGCGGTGGACGTCGTGCTGAGCGTGAACAACGTCGAGTTGTGGCCCGACCGCGCCGAGGGGTTCGCCGAGCTGCTGCGGGTGCTGCGCCCCGGTGGCCGGCTGGTGCTCTCCGCGCACGAGAAGTGGCTGCCCGTGCCGCGGCACGCGCTCGCGGCGGAACTCACCGAGGCGGGCTTCACGGACCTGCAAACCTGGGTGTGGCAGCCCCCCGGCCTCACCGCGCCACTGGCCGCGCAGTTCCGCGCCCGCCGCCCGGAATAGCGCCGGCGCCGCACTCCGCCGCCGCGGACCCACGCCCAGCGGCCCCCAGCGCGACAACCACGGCCCCACCGCTCACGTCCTGCCGCCCTTGACCCCGCGGTCACCGCCGCACACCACGCTCAGCGCCTTCAGGAGTGCCGCCTCAGGTGCGGCGGAGCGGGTCACTGCGCACGGATGTCCGTCCGTAGTGGATGGTCCGGCGGGATCTCCACCAGCACGATCGTCGTCCCGTCCGGGTCGGAGATGTGGGCCTCGTCCAGGCCCCACGGCTCGCGGCGAGCTTCCCGGTCGGGCCGCACGCCCCGCTCGGCCAGCTCGGCCAGCGTGGCTTCGAGGTCGCGAACCTGGAACCACAGCTCGACGTCGGGACTGGCGCCCTTCTCGCCGCGGCCGACGACCTCCAGGTACCCCTGACCGGTGAAGAAGACGGTGCCTCCGGGGAACGTGCGGTAGATCGCCAGGCCGAGCACATCCCGGTAGAACGCCGTGGTCTTCTCCGGGTCGCGGGGGTGGATCAGCACCCGGCTGCTCAGCACGTCCATGTCTCCTGCCTACCCCAGCCGCTCAGGACGCCGCAATCGCGGCGATCCCGGCCAGGACGACCACGGAGCCGATCAGCCGGCGCGCCGGGTGCGGCTCGCGCAGCACGAGCCACCCGGCGAGGCCGCCCAGGACGATGCTGACCTCCCGGGCCGGCGCGACCAGGCTGACCGGGGCCATGCGCATGGCGTAGAGCACGAGCACGTAGGCGACCGGCGACAGCACCCCGACGAGCACGACCTCCCGCCGGTGCGACCGCCACAGCACGCCGGTCTCGCCGCGGGAACGCAGGGCGGTGGGCGTGAGCAGCACGCTCTGCAGCACCGCGCCGGACGCGAAGTAGATCAGCGGCGGGACGGCGAGGGCGGTCACGGCGTGGTCGTCCCAGAGCGTGTAGGCGGCGATGGTGACGCCGGTGAGCAGCCCGTAGAGGACGCCCGCGCGCCGGGCCCGCGCATCGGCCGCCGAACGTGACCCCAGCCCGATCACCAGCACCCCGGCCACGACCAGGAACGCCCCGGCGAGCCCGAGCCACCCCGGCCGCTCCCCGAGCAGGATGACGGCGGAGAGCACCGACAGCAGCGGTCCGCTCCCCCGGGCCAGCGGGTAGACGACGGACAGGTCACCCACGCGGTAACCGCGCTGCAGCACGACGCCGTAGGCGATGTGGAAGATCGCGGTGAGCAGCGCAGCCGGCAACCATGTCCAATGTGGACGTTCGCCGCCCACCAGGAGCGCGAGGATGGCGAGTGGGGCGCACACGACCGCGGAGACCGTGTAGTAGAGGAAGACGAACGGGGCGCCGGCATCGACCCGCTTGGCCGCGAGGTTCCACCCGGCGTGCACGACGGCGGCGGTGAGGACGAACCCCAGCGCGGTGCCGTTCACGCGCCTCCCTCCCGGCCGGTGCGAATGCCACCCTAACGCCCTGCTAACCTTGACGGTCGTTGCCGTGTGGCATTCCGCCAGGGAGGAAACCCGCACGCCGGGGCCGGTACAGCGCGGCAGCGACACCCACCGACAGATCGAAGGAGCGCCTTCATGGCCAACATCAAGTCCCAGATCAAGCGCATCAAGACCAATGAGAAGGCGCGCCAGCGCAACCAGTCGGTCAAGTCCTCGGTGAAGACCGCGATCCGCAAGTTCCGCGAGGCCGCCGAGTCGGGCGACAAGGCCAAGGCCATCGAGCTGCAGCAGGTCGCGGCTCGCGCCCTGGACAAGGCCGCCGGCAAGGGCGTCATCCACGCGAACCAGGCCGCGAACAAGAAGTCGGCCATGGCCAAGCGCGTCAACCAGCTCTGAGCTTGATCTTCGTGTAACGCGGCGTGCATCCGGCAGGGTGCCCGCCCCGCTCACGTTTCCCCTCGCACCGGCACCCCGCCGCCCAGTTCCCGGAGCCGGCGTCCCACGCCTCGCCCGGGGCCATCCGCCGGCCTGCGCGACGTGCCCTGCATCAGCCGGCGCCCCGCCCAGCTCCAACGCCATCCCGGGCGGCCGCCAGGACCAATCACAGCGACCACCGGCGCCGGTCCGGAGCGGCTCTCCCGCGAGGCTGCCGGTAAACCTCCAGATCACCGCGTGTGCAGCGCGCCCGGGGCCGCCTCACGGCGCAAGCGCCGCCCGCCGAGACGCACCACAGCGCCACCCCCGGCGCACGTCGCGAGCGGATGCCCGCAAGACCTACCCCGGGCGTACGGCACGAGCAGCTCCGCACGAGGCCCGCCCCAAATACCCGCCCCAGCACGACCCGAGCGGCTCCCGCCACGGCCAGCCACAGTGCCCGCCGCAAGCGCCGGCGCTCAGGACGCATCGCAGCGCCAACCTCGCAGGTCACCAGCGCGGAGCCCCACGGCCGCACGACAGCGCCAGGCGCAAGCGCCGCCGCGTGAGGCCCACCCCAGCGCACGCCGCAGCGGACGCCGCAAGCACGGCCGGCCCCAGGCGCCACTGATCGTCCGGTCAGCGCTTGTCGCGGGCCGAGGCGAGTTCCAGGACGGCCCGTTCGAGGGCGTACGAGGGGTCCGCGGCCTGGCCCTTGACCTCGGCGTTGACCCGGGCCACCACGGCCATCGCCTCGGCGAGGCCGGCCTGCGTCCAGCCGCGGGACTGCCCCTGGGCCTTGCGGATCTTCCACGGCGGCATGCCCAGCTCGCCCGCCATCTGGTTCGGGTTGCCGCGGCCTGCCGCCGATACTCGCGCGATGGTGCGCACCGCGTCGGCGAGGGCGTCGGCGATCAGGACGTGCGCGACGCCGATCTGCAGCGCCCACCGCATCGCTTCCAGCGCCGCGCCGCGCTCCCCCGCAACGGCTTTCTCGGCGACGGCGAAGCCGGTCACGTCCGCCCGGCCCCGGTGGTACCGGCGCACCGCCTCCTCGTCGACCCGGCCCCCGGAATCGGCCACCAGCTGCGACGCGGCCGCGGCCAGCTCGCGCAGGTCCGACCCGACGGCATCGATCAGGGCCGCGACACCCGCGGGGTCGATCTTGCCGCCGGCCTGCCGGACCTCGTTGCGGACGAACGACTCCCGCTCCGCCGGTCGGGTGATCTTCGGGCACTCGGTGACCCCGGCTCCCGCCTTGCGCAGGGCCGCCGGCAGGGCCTTGGCGGCCTTGCTGCGGCCGCCGCCGGTGTGGACGACGACGAGGACGACCCCCTCGGCCGGCATCTTCGCGTACGCGAGCACCGCGTCGGCCAGTTCCTGCCCGATGTCCTGCGCACCGTCGAGGACGATCACCCGGCCTTCGCTGAACAGGGACGGGCTGACCAGCTCGGCCAGGGCCGGTGGCGTGAGGTCGGGCACGCGGACCTTCGTGAGCTCGGCCGTCGGGTCGTCCCGGCGGGCCTGCTCCAGAGCGTTCCGGACGGCGCGCTCGACGAGCAACTCCTCTTCGCCGAGCACGAGCTGCAAGGGGGTGGACGTGGTTGCCGACGCGGTCACGTCCCGAATCCTGCCACGAGCCACCGACAGCTCCGGAGCGTGATGAAACCCGCAGGGGCATGGCGTGGCCCGAGCGGTGTGCCGTATGTTGTCACACAGGCATCGCCCGAGGGCGATCACCACCACAACCGAATACCGCTCATCCAGAGGGGCAGAGGGAACGGCCCGACGAAGCCCCGGCAACCGGCGTCAGCCTGTCATCTCGAGTCCGCGAGGTAGCTGGCGATCACGGTGCCAATTCCGGCCCGCGTCAGCGGGACAGATGAGGAAGGAACCTCGCGATGACCGCAGCCCTCGATTCGACCACCACCCGCCGCACCGTCGACCTCGGACCGGCCGTGGAACTGGTCTCCAAGGAAGAGGGCCACCGCCAGCCGCTCGCTCCGGAGTTCGTCTCCGCCGAGGACTTCTCACCGCTCGAGGTCGCCTACGACTTCGGCCGGGTGCGCCGCGAGGACATCCAGGCCGGCCCGCGCAACATCTGGCGCTACAAGAAGCTGCTCCCGGTGCCCTCGAACGTCGAGGAGATCCCGAACACCGAACCGGGCTGTACCAGGCTGGTGAAGGCCGATCGGCTCGCGAAGGCTCTCGGCGTGAAGAGCCTCTGGGTCAAGGACGACACCGGCAACCCCACCCACTCGTTCAAGGACCGCGTCGTCGCCGTCGCCCTCGCCGCCGCCCGCGAGTTCGGGTTCGACACCCTGGCCTGCCCGTCCACCGGCAACCTGGCCAACGCTGTCGCCGCGGCGGCGGCCCGCGCCGGCTGGCAGTCCGTCGTGCTGATCCCGTCGTCGCTCGAGCGCGCGAAGGTCCTGACCACCGCGGTCTACGACGGCAACCTCGTCGCGGTCGACGGCAACTACGACGACGTCAACCGCCTGGCCACCGAGCTGGCCGCCGAGCACGAGAACTGGGCGTTCGTGAACGTCAACGTGCGCCCCTACTACTCCGAGGGCTCGAAGACGCTGGCCTACGAGGTCGCCGAGCAGCTCGGCTGGCGGATCCCGCAGCAGATCGTCGTGCCGATCGCCTCGGGCTCGCAGCTGACCAAGGTGGACAAGGGCTTCCGTGAGTTCGCCAAGCTCGGCCTGGTCGAGGACACCCCGTACAAGGTTTTCGGCGCCCAGGCGGCCGGCTGCTCGCCGGTCTCCACGGCCTTCCGCAACGGTCACGACGTGGTCCAGCCGGTCAAGCCGGACACCATCGCCCGCTCTCTGGCGATCGGCAATCCGGCCGACGGCCCCTACGTGCTCGACACGGTCCGCCGCACCGGTGGCGCGATCGAGGACGTGACCGACGCGGAGGTCGTCGAGGGCATTCGCCTGCTGGCCCGCACCGAGGGCATCTTCACCGAGACCGCCGGCGGGGTCACCGTCGCGACGGCGAAGAAGCTCATCGAGGCCGGCAAGATCGACCCGGACGCCGAGACCGTCCTGCTGATCACCGGCGACGGCCTGAAGACCCTGGATGCGATCGAGAACGAGGTCGGGCCGAAGGCGACGGTCCCGCCGTCGGCGGCAGCCGTGCACGAGGCTCTCGGTCTCTGATCACGCTGCAGCTCACTTTCCCCGGCGCACCACGGCGGGGCCGGACTGATCGGGGATCACCGCGGTGTCGCCGTCGGTGTCCGTGCGGGCGACGAGCGCACCGTCCGCGGTCAGGGTGTCGAGTGTCGTGCGGTTCGGGTGACCGTAGCGGTTGCCCGAACCGACGCTGACCAGCGCCAGCCGTGCGGACACCGCGGCGAGGAACTGTGGCAGTGAGAACCTGCTGCCGTGGTGCGGGACCTTGATGACGTCGGCGCGCACGTCTGCGCCCGAGGCGAGCAGGTCGGCCTGTGCGGCCAGCTCCACATCACCGGTCAGCAGCACACGGCCCGCCGGTGTAGCCGCGCGCAGCACGACCGAGCCGTTGTTGATCTGTGTTCCGTCGTCGTCCTCCTCTTCGGACACGTATCCGGGGCCCAGCACCTCCAGGGTCAGCGCGGGCCACTCGAGCCGCCGTCCCGGTTCCAGTTCGAGCAGGGGGACACCGTGGCGCGCCGCGATCTGGCCGACTTGCCGCCAGGCCCAGTCCGGCTGCCGGCCGGGCCCGACCGCGACCGCCCCGACCGTCCGACCCTCGAACACCGAGGCCAACCCGCCGATGTGGTCGGCGTGCAGGTGGCTCAACACCACCAGCGGCACCCGCTCGACCCCGAGCCGGTCCAGGCACCGGTCCACCGGGCCCGGCTCCGGGCCGGTGTCCACCACGATCGCTCGTCCCGGTTCCCCGGTGGCCAGCGCGAGGGCGTCCCCCTGACCGACGTCGCACGCCACGACCGTCCAGCGCGCCGGCGGCCACCCGGGCGCGATGACCTTGCCCGGCACGACGATCAGCAGCCCGCCGACCAGGATCAGCGCCAGCAGCACCCGCAGGCCCCGCCTCCGCAGGGCCAGCACCACGGCGGTCGCGACCACCAAGGCGAGGAAGCCGCCCCACCAGCCGCCGGGCCACGGCAGCACCGCTCCGGGCACCGCCGACGCCCGTCGAGCGACGACGATCAGCCACCCCGCCTCCGGACCAGCCAGACGCGCAACCACCTCACCACCCGACGGCCACACGACGGCGACGAGCGTCGCGAGCACCCCGAACACCGTCGCGGAAGCGACCACGGGCGCGGCGAGCACGTTCGCCGCCACACTGACCACGCTCAGCTGCCCGGCCATGCCGGCCACCACCGGCGCGGTCACCACGAACGCCGCCGCCGGGACCGCGAGCCCTTCGGCGACACCCGCCGGAACTCCCCGGTGCTGGAGGACTTCCGCCCACCGCGGCGCCAGCAGCACCAGCCCAGCGGTCGCGATCACCGACAACGCGAACCCGAAGCTCACGGCCATCGCCGGGGAAAGGTTCGCCTACCTGCGCGAATAGGGTCGATCACGGCCCTGAACAGGGCATTCGACGTTTACTGACGTTGGTCGGAGTTGAACGCTTTCGACTGTCGAACGGAACAGAGACGGAACGGACCCAGCCCGCGATCACCCCGTCGCGGGTCCTGTACCTCCCATGCTGGCCGG
The sequence above is a segment of the Amycolatopsis viridis genome. Coding sequences within it:
- a CDS encoding class I SAM-dependent methyltransferase, whose product is MSTTIEEIRDRAFGHPRGLLGRLGGIVMAYGNGATERHVVDVARLTPAETVLVVGPGPGVGLQLAGQRARSAIGVDPSPEMRALAEARCAAEVSAGRVRLAAGSAGRTGLAPAAVDVVLSVNNVELWPDRAEGFAELLRVLRPGGRLVLSAHEKWLPVPRHALAAELTEAGFTDLQTWVWQPPGLTAPLAAQFRARRPE
- a CDS encoding EamA family transporter, with translation MNGTALGFVLTAAVVHAGWNLAAKRVDAGAPFVFLYYTVSAVVCAPLAILALLVGGERPHWTWLPAALLTAIFHIAYGVVLQRGYRVGDLSVVYPLARGSGPLLSVLSAVILLGERPGWLGLAGAFLVVAGVLVIGLGSRSAADARARRAGVLYGLLTGVTIAAYTLWDDHAVTALAVPPLIYFASGAVLQSVLLTPTALRSRGETGVLWRSHRREVVLVGVLSPVAYVLVLYAMRMAPVSLVAPAREVSIVLGGLAGWLVLREPHPARRLIGSVVVLAGIAAIAAS
- a CDS encoding VOC family protein, yielding MDVLSSRVLIHPRDPEKTTAFYRDVLGLAIYRTFPGGTVFFTGQGYLEVVGRGEKGASPDVELWFQVRDLEATLAELAERGVRPDREARREPWGLDEAHISDPDGTTIVLVEIPPDHPLRTDIRAQ
- the thrC gene encoding threonine synthase; this encodes MTAALDSTTTRRTVDLGPAVELVSKEEGHRQPLAPEFVSAEDFSPLEVAYDFGRVRREDIQAGPRNIWRYKKLLPVPSNVEEIPNTEPGCTRLVKADRLAKALGVKSLWVKDDTGNPTHSFKDRVVAVALAAAREFGFDTLACPSTGNLANAVAAAAARAGWQSVVLIPSSLERAKVLTTAVYDGNLVAVDGNYDDVNRLATELAAEHENWAFVNVNVRPYYSEGSKTLAYEVAEQLGWRIPQQIVVPIASGSQLTKVDKGFREFAKLGLVEDTPYKVFGAQAAGCSPVSTAFRNGHDVVQPVKPDTIARSLAIGNPADGPYVLDTVRRTGGAIEDVTDAEVVEGIRLLARTEGIFTETAGGVTVATAKKLIEAGKIDPDAETVLLITGDGLKTLDAIENEVGPKATVPPSAAAVHEALGL
- the holA gene encoding DNA polymerase III subunit delta, giving the protein MTASATTSTPLQLVLGEEELLVERAVRNALEQARRDDPTAELTKVRVPDLTPPALAELVSPSLFSEGRVIVLDGAQDIGQELADAVLAYAKMPAEGVVLVVVHTGGGRSKAAKALPAALRKAGAGVTECPKITRPAERESFVRNEVRQAGGKIDPAGVAALIDAVGSDLRELAAAASQLVADSGGRVDEEAVRRYHRGRADVTGFAVAEKAVAGERGAALEAMRWALQIGVAHVLIADALADAVRTIARVSAAGRGNPNQMAGELGMPPWKIRKAQGQSRGWTQAGLAEAMAVVARVNAEVKGQAADPSYALERAVLELASARDKR
- the rpsT gene encoding 30S ribosomal protein S20, producing MANIKSQIKRIKTNEKARQRNQSVKSSVKTAIRKFREAAESGDKAKAIELQQVAARALDKAAGKGVIHANQAANKKSAMAKRVNQL